In the genome of Coraliomargarita algicola, one region contains:
- a CDS encoding OmpP1/FadL family transporter yields the protein MKKLQHPLIPIGLSLLACGSIEAAATRIAFVDAFATARGNAFTATADNPSAVFYNAAGLTQLEGTQIQGNVFAISLGYEYSGATGSDDMDDTYQPVPSAFISHTFKDAPFALGFGMYAPFALGTDWGGDDTRFQLAGQTVPYEADLQYIKYHAVIAWQISDSLSLAGGLSFDDTTVDIKTNALQFDGDDQTMGYSLSILWQPSVKHSFGLNYQAKTDVTYQGKASGPAITLLTGGATNRANTKADLVYPESIVFGYSYRPNEHWNLEFNLDWTNWDHVDELIMDIDGNLGPSPTYTLNWKSTFICELGFTRYLDNGWHVSGGYTFVENAVPDTYFLPIVPDTDRHFLAVGVGRSYDHISWQITYQQAFASERTVSGNQTSDTIDGGYDLDSQAVAVSFKYSF from the coding sequence ATGAAAAAACTGCAACATCCACTCATCCCCATTGGATTATCCTTACTTGCCTGTGGCTCGATCGAAGCCGCAGCGACTCGAATCGCATTTGTCGACGCCTTTGCCACTGCACGCGGCAACGCGTTTACAGCCACAGCCGACAACCCATCCGCAGTTTTTTATAACGCAGCTGGCCTGACGCAACTCGAAGGCACTCAAATCCAAGGCAACGTCTTTGCCATATCCCTCGGATATGAATACTCAGGAGCCACCGGCAGCGACGATATGGACGACACCTATCAGCCTGTCCCCAGCGCATTCATCTCACATACATTCAAAGACGCCCCCTTCGCGCTAGGCTTCGGCATGTATGCCCCTTTCGCCCTAGGAACAGACTGGGGAGGAGATGATACGAGATTTCAACTCGCCGGCCAAACCGTTCCGTACGAAGCAGACCTACAATACATCAAATACCATGCAGTCATCGCATGGCAAATCTCAGACAGTCTCTCGCTTGCCGGCGGGCTCTCTTTCGACGATACCACTGTCGACATCAAAACAAACGCCCTTCAATTCGATGGAGACGATCAAACTATGGGCTACTCCCTCTCCATATTGTGGCAACCTTCAGTTAAACACAGCTTTGGTCTCAATTATCAGGCCAAAACAGATGTGACCTACCAAGGTAAAGCATCCGGACCCGCAATCACCTTACTGACTGGAGGCGCAACCAATCGCGCCAATACAAAAGCCGATTTAGTATACCCAGAATCCATTGTATTCGGTTATTCCTATCGCCCCAACGAGCACTGGAATCTGGAATTCAACCTAGATTGGACCAACTGGGATCATGTCGATGAACTGATCATGGATATCGATGGCAACTTAGGGCCAAGCCCCACGTACACCTTAAACTGGAAATCCACCTTCATATGCGAATTAGGATTCACCCGTTACCTGGACAACGGCTGGCATGTCAGCGGAGGCTACACCTTCGTTGAAAACGCAGTGCCCGACACTTACTTCCTACCAATTGTCCCCGACACAGATCGCCACTTCTTAGCCGTTGGCGTCGGTCGTAGCTACGACCACATAAGCTGGCAGATCACCTACCAACAGGCCTTCGCCAGTGAGCGCACAGTTTCCGGCAATCAAACTTCGGATACAATCGACGGCGGCTACGACCTAGATAGTCAAGCGGTCGCCGTGTCATTCAAGTATTCGTTTTAG
- a CDS encoding ATP-binding protein: protein MSHFLFIRNEPSIPNSLREVFTSPENRIILRQTALEAKSSLARGAFDAVLVYAEASELELKRTLCEIRDCVAEIYIVVLTPDYDLSLENAAFENGADLYFAEPIPTKTLHRLLVNQQNNYPQSDFNGQEWHNRPTQRSTANSNTTSTLNVLRDLSHILSFSLDYKAFTQHFILKLREHISFSRIGIFLESSAKQSLVKNKQSKHLTCIAALGLPSDLVDCFQLSRAVGIGRELSEYPRILHKESSTRSQFPHASSTTNKEFSILGCHLAIPITDREEIIGLAVLNGPVTGREYSEDELELLYLLMEELGLAIRNSRLHSELAQHGRLIENVMHSMSSGAIVFSENLEILYINDAAKRFLNISHQNPDRSVEFAELPSKLAMPVHRAVEKGELLEPFKITGSKPDDVYQVSIFPFTQKGELMLLPRPTMVLMEDFTKIEASKRTAQASSKTEIISLIAERFAHEIRNSLVPLSTHAQLIDKKINQPKFQASLKSAMLKETARIKRFSEQMLYLAQACNSGSTELQLREVILNAFERARIHLGNTQAKLEIADLPDNTSIDATPEALTHAFEEIFLNSMQSEPGEQIIQVQTRRSNEGILCIRIRDGGPGLPEDVIAKATEPFYTTRHTGVGLGLSVAHKVITEHNGYLHLNRRSQERDWDIEIELPSLLLAPTQ, encoded by the coding sequence GTGAGTCATTTTCTATTCATTAGAAACGAACCTTCGATCCCTAATAGTTTACGGGAGGTTTTTACGTCTCCAGAAAACAGAATAATACTACGGCAAACCGCACTCGAAGCAAAGTCATCATTAGCGCGAGGTGCCTTTGATGCCGTCTTAGTTTACGCCGAAGCTTCGGAACTAGAGCTTAAACGCACATTATGTGAAATCCGTGATTGTGTAGCGGAAATATACATCGTGGTTCTAACACCGGACTATGACCTAAGTCTCGAAAATGCAGCATTTGAGAACGGAGCCGATCTTTATTTCGCAGAACCCATACCGACAAAGACACTCCATCGTTTACTGGTTAATCAGCAGAATAATTATCCACAGAGCGACTTTAATGGACAAGAGTGGCATAACCGCCCCACTCAAAGATCGACGGCCAATAGTAATACGACATCTACCCTCAATGTATTGCGAGACCTCTCTCACATACTAAGTTTTAGCCTCGATTATAAAGCCTTCACCCAACACTTCATTTTAAAGTTACGCGAACACATCAGCTTTAGTCGAATCGGAATTTTCCTGGAAAGTTCCGCCAAACAGTCGCTGGTCAAAAACAAGCAGTCCAAGCATCTAACTTGCATCGCCGCGCTAGGCTTGCCCTCCGACTTAGTGGACTGCTTTCAACTGAGTCGAGCAGTCGGCATTGGCCGCGAGCTGTCAGAATACCCTCGTATTCTTCACAAAGAAAGCTCCACCCGCTCGCAATTTCCACATGCCAGCAGCACGACCAATAAAGAATTCTCAATATTAGGCTGCCATTTGGCAATCCCGATCACAGACCGGGAAGAGATAATAGGTCTAGCCGTGCTAAATGGACCAGTGACTGGGCGAGAATACTCCGAAGATGAATTAGAATTGCTATACTTGCTAATGGAAGAACTTGGACTCGCCATTCGCAATAGCCGTCTACACAGCGAACTCGCACAGCATGGGCGATTAATCGAAAATGTCATGCATTCAATGTCGAGCGGCGCCATTGTTTTTAGCGAAAACCTAGAAATCCTCTACATCAACGATGCTGCCAAACGCTTCCTCAACATCAGCCATCAGAACCCCGACCGCAGCGTCGAGTTTGCAGAACTCCCCTCGAAACTGGCGATGCCTGTCCATCGCGCCGTTGAAAAAGGTGAACTACTAGAACCCTTCAAAATCACTGGATCAAAGCCAGACGATGTCTATCAAGTTTCCATCTTCCCGTTTACTCAAAAGGGCGAGCTCATGCTACTACCGAGACCAACCATGGTGCTAATGGAAGATTTCACAAAGATCGAAGCCAGCAAACGGACGGCTCAGGCAAGCTCTAAAACTGAAATTATAAGTCTAATTGCCGAGCGTTTTGCCCACGAAATTCGTAATTCACTCGTACCACTCTCCACTCACGCCCAGCTGATTGATAAAAAGATCAACCAACCAAAATTCCAAGCATCCCTCAAATCGGCAATGCTCAAAGAAACAGCCAGAATTAAACGATTCAGCGAGCAAATGCTATATCTGGCGCAAGCCTGTAATTCCGGCAGCACTGAACTTCAACTCCGCGAAGTCATCCTTAACGCCTTCGAACGCGCGCGTATCCATCTCGGCAATACTCAAGCCAAGCTAGAGATCGCCGACTTACCAGATAACACCTCAATCGACGCCACCCCTGAAGCCCTCACGCATGCGTTTGAGGAAATATTCTTAAATTCAATGCAGTCCGAACCCGGCGAGCAAATCATCCAGGTGCAAACTCGCCGCAGCAATGAAGGTATACTCTGTATCCGCATACGCGACGGAGGCCCCGGACTGCCCGAAGACGTCATTGCAAAAGCAACCGAACCATTCTACACTACACGCCATACTGGCGTGGGACTCGGTCTATCCGTAGCCCACAAAGTTATCACCGAACACAACGGCTACTTACACCTAAATCGTCGCTCGCAAGAACGCGATTGGGACATCGAAATCGAACTTCCCTCACTACTACTAGCCCCGACCCAATAA
- a CDS encoding methyltransferase domain-containing protein, producing the protein MTTSVTDHSTIQSKVVVFPSRSGKKMLGFIDESTVVSPDAPFVVMAPKYGQSKKNNLQMAYVFAQNGLRVLRFDHTNHIGESEGEIVDYTLPGAVADILAAIDYLETQYGASKVILQANSMSARCAIRAAKLDSRIERLICLVGIVDFRETITLICQKDIIDIYMDGGKQGVGDILGHDVNIDQFLKTSVDEDMHDSVGTRADFLHAQCDIYMFAAEKDAWVDFEKLKRLAAGANRVKIREVKGVMHEMMENPQAALKTISAAVFVAKHGRFPEEKELEGIAEPNKREVFKQNKIERNRLRAVAPKRESEADFWHSYLDKYKMLESVGAYKDYLKLIGDCLGSPREGAVYLDCGCGNGMFGAWCLRDLIAQSAMSWKIPATYFGLDLTGKGLSEAARRHSAIANEGGEQVLRNLNMMYYRFDLDRIDASQEKLLPLADQSVDCICCSLLISYLKDPVFLVRELYRVLKPGGRIILSSMKPYCDLSLIYKGFLGEADSEEAVESARNLLSAAGVLQLKEDEGHYIFYSEDELVEIMRQGGFQKAHVFRSFGEQANLVSSIK; encoded by the coding sequence ATGACTACAAGTGTTACTGATCACTCGACTATTCAAAGTAAAGTCGTCGTTTTTCCATCTCGCAGCGGTAAGAAGATGTTGGGCTTTATTGACGAGTCGACAGTTGTGAGTCCGGATGCACCATTTGTGGTGATGGCTCCGAAATATGGGCAGTCTAAAAAGAATAATCTACAGATGGCCTACGTTTTTGCGCAAAATGGCCTGCGGGTGTTACGTTTTGATCATACCAATCATATAGGTGAAAGTGAAGGCGAGATTGTTGACTATACACTGCCTGGAGCGGTTGCGGACATTCTTGCCGCGATTGATTATTTAGAAACACAATATGGTGCTTCGAAGGTGATTTTACAGGCAAACAGTATGTCGGCTCGCTGTGCGATCCGTGCCGCGAAGTTAGATTCTCGCATCGAGCGCTTGATTTGTTTAGTGGGCATCGTCGATTTTAGGGAAACGATTACGTTGATCTGCCAAAAAGATATCATCGATATCTACATGGATGGGGGCAAACAGGGGGTTGGCGACATCCTCGGGCATGATGTTAATATCGATCAGTTTTTAAAAACCAGTGTGGATGAAGATATGCACGATAGCGTGGGTACACGTGCTGATTTCCTGCATGCCCAGTGTGATATCTATATGTTTGCCGCGGAGAAAGACGCTTGGGTCGATTTTGAGAAATTGAAGCGATTGGCCGCAGGTGCGAATCGGGTGAAGATTCGCGAAGTGAAAGGGGTGATGCATGAGATGATGGAGAACCCGCAGGCAGCCTTGAAGACTATTTCCGCGGCTGTATTTGTTGCAAAACATGGCCGTTTTCCTGAAGAGAAAGAGCTGGAGGGAATTGCTGAGCCCAATAAGCGCGAAGTTTTCAAACAGAATAAAATTGAGCGTAATCGTTTGCGAGCAGTGGCTCCCAAGCGCGAGTCGGAAGCCGATTTCTGGCACAGCTATCTCGATAAATACAAAATGTTAGAGTCTGTCGGTGCTTATAAGGATTATTTGAAGCTTATAGGTGATTGTTTAGGCAGTCCTCGTGAAGGTGCAGTCTACTTGGATTGTGGCTGTGGTAATGGTATGTTTGGCGCTTGGTGTTTGCGTGATCTGATCGCACAATCTGCGATGAGTTGGAAGATTCCTGCCACGTACTTCGGACTCGATTTGACTGGGAAAGGGCTTTCTGAGGCTGCTAGGAGGCATTCGGCGATTGCCAATGAGGGCGGTGAGCAGGTACTGCGTAATTTGAACATGATGTACTATCGTTTCGATCTTGATCGTATTGATGCCAGTCAGGAGAAACTCTTGCCGCTTGCCGATCAGTCTGTTGATTGTATCTGTTGTAGCTTGTTGATTTCGTATCTGAAAGATCCGGTGTTTTTAGTCAGAGAGTTGTATCGTGTGTTGAAACCGGGAGGACGTATCATTCTCTCCAGCATGAAGCCCTACTGTGATCTCTCACTTATCTACAAGGGCTTTTTGGGGGAGGCGGATAGTGAAGAGGCAGTTGAGTCGGCGCGTAACCTTTTGAGTGCTGCTGGAGTTCTTCAGCTGAAAGAAGACGAGGGACATTATATTTTTTACAGCGAAGATGAGTTGGTCGAAATTATGCGACAGGGTGGATTCCAGAAAGCGCATGTTTTTCGGTCGTTTGGTGAGCAGGCAAATTTGGTGTCATCTATCAAATGA
- a CDS encoding ATP-binding protein: MIAYLVVSSFLISLLSLFFFVAVLAKGNLSFSGRNLAFCSFSFSIFVWSLGHMLWLLSSDYTTALFWVHVLVAGSIMVPYAYFHFAVNLTGRNSLQMHVVAGYVVGIILLCFNFSDFVVVGLEPRGGFEYWPVPGSMFLPYIGGYTFMVIFGARLLFSEYYRSDIDKKNQLRYITIGTVIGFLGGTTNFFLWLNIPIAPFGHAAVIFYILGLGYSMLKFRTLDFSEMSFRVFGLVVIAILFSGVASFGLVTLMDSIYDEFYPDNLLFWWVIFTLLSIFLLALGPYVNDLFNNFLHDRFLAKRFAYRVELRDLSDQIQLEGDLSEQFAYVVKRVSEVLSISDVALYTRSVHDFDFVCRGSQGERRWCARIAPERIHFLLDAFNSHKKSFHVEEAVVSSEQFRDAYFSGAIERRIIFPEDIVVPVLGRLECFGFLILGKGKHRTVLADVDCILLENICSQLGLSIKMREIERGSNQVEKLVSLGTMAAGLSHELRNPLVSIKVLASLLKKKSGSLRLDEAFSATVQRDVKRVISVVEGVSAFARNTDGSFKAVDLSDVLKESLSIVEPSLRVSRIEVTCQHHAQLPCLLGDQDQLVQVFSNLIENSINAISEWEERAEVGHITISTDMKSGRDSDNVHQWLIVDVKDDGPGIPQHLQKLIFEPFVTSRDTGERSKTRGTGLGLAIVTKIIERHGGVIIVNSDLGKGTLFTVSLPVKKIFSKV, encoded by the coding sequence ATGATCGCGTACTTAGTCGTTAGTTCGTTTTTGATTTCGTTGTTGTCGCTGTTTTTCTTTGTCGCCGTATTGGCGAAGGGGAACCTTTCGTTTAGCGGGCGAAATTTGGCTTTTTGTTCCTTTAGTTTTTCTATCTTTGTGTGGTCGCTCGGGCACATGCTGTGGTTGTTGTCGAGTGACTATACGACTGCCTTATTTTGGGTGCATGTATTGGTCGCTGGGTCCATTATGGTTCCCTATGCTTATTTTCATTTTGCGGTAAATCTGACAGGACGGAACTCGTTGCAGATGCATGTCGTCGCGGGGTATGTCGTTGGGATTATACTTTTATGTTTTAATTTCTCAGACTTTGTCGTCGTTGGCCTGGAACCACGGGGAGGGTTCGAGTATTGGCCGGTGCCTGGGAGTATGTTTCTTCCATACATTGGTGGCTATACTTTTATGGTGATATTCGGGGCTAGGTTGCTTTTTTCGGAATATTATAGATCTGATATCGATAAGAAGAACCAGTTGCGCTATATCACCATCGGGACGGTGATTGGTTTTCTTGGAGGCACGACTAACTTCTTTCTCTGGTTGAATATACCGATCGCACCTTTTGGACATGCCGCAGTTATTTTTTACATTTTGGGGCTGGGATATTCGATGCTTAAATTCCGGACCTTGGACTTCAGTGAGATGTCGTTTCGGGTGTTTGGTTTAGTCGTGATCGCGATTCTATTTTCCGGAGTCGCTTCGTTTGGATTGGTCACTTTGATGGATTCGATCTACGATGAATTTTATCCTGATAATTTATTATTTTGGTGGGTGATTTTTACCTTATTGTCGATCTTCTTGCTGGCATTGGGCCCCTATGTGAATGATTTGTTTAATAACTTTCTTCATGATCGTTTCTTAGCCAAGCGATTTGCATATCGAGTCGAGTTGAGGGATCTTTCAGATCAAATTCAGTTAGAAGGGGATCTGAGTGAGCAGTTTGCTTATGTCGTGAAACGAGTCTCGGAGGTGCTGTCGATTTCAGATGTCGCGCTTTACACCCGTTCCGTTCATGATTTCGATTTTGTTTGTCGAGGCTCGCAGGGAGAACGTCGCTGGTGTGCGCGTATTGCACCTGAGCGAATTCATTTTTTGTTAGATGCTTTTAATTCGCATAAAAAATCCTTTCATGTAGAAGAGGCTGTTGTGTCATCTGAGCAGTTCCGGGATGCTTATTTTAGTGGGGCGATTGAGCGCAGGATTATTTTTCCTGAGGATATAGTTGTCCCTGTGTTGGGACGTTTGGAGTGTTTTGGTTTCTTAATTCTCGGAAAAGGCAAGCATCGTACGGTGCTTGCTGATGTGGATTGTATCCTGCTTGAAAATATTTGTTCTCAATTGGGATTATCAATTAAGATGCGTGAGATTGAGCGTGGTTCCAATCAAGTCGAGAAGTTGGTTTCATTGGGAACGATGGCTGCTGGACTCTCTCATGAATTGCGTAATCCTTTAGTTTCCATCAAAGTTCTGGCTTCATTGTTAAAAAAGAAATCTGGGTCATTGAGACTTGATGAGGCGTTTAGCGCAACCGTGCAGCGCGATGTGAAACGAGTGATCTCTGTTGTTGAAGGTGTATCGGCTTTTGCCCGAAATACTGACGGTTCATTTAAGGCTGTTGATCTCAGTGATGTATTGAAAGAGTCGTTGTCTATTGTGGAGCCGAGTTTGCGTGTTAGTCGAATCGAGGTGACCTGTCAGCATCATGCTCAGTTGCCTTGTCTGTTGGGGGATCAAGATCAATTGGTACAAGTGTTTAGTAATTTGATCGAGAACTCTATCAACGCAATTTCCGAGTGGGAGGAGCGTGCCGAAGTGGGGCACATTACAATTTCCACCGATATGAAATCTGGGCGAGATAGCGACAATGTGCACCAATGGCTTATCGTAGATGTAAAAGATGATGGCCCTGGAATTCCTCAACATTTACAGAAGTTGATCTTTGAACCATTTGTCACTTCGCGAGATACGGGCGAACGTTCGAAAACCCGGGGGACCGGTTTAGGCTTGGCCATTGTGACTAAAATTATTGAACGGCATGGCGGTGTTATTATTGTCAATTCGGATTTAGGTAAGGGAACCTTATTTACAGTCTCGCTCCCTGTTAAAAAAATATTTAGCAAAGTATGA
- a CDS encoding ATP-binding response regulator has protein sequence MSENTIKRLLVVDDEEGPRQSLNMIFGDDYDVTIATSGEEAIEFSRDRSFHVVVTDIRMRGVSGIDVLREVKRIDPHTEVVVLTAYETLETARQAISLGASEYLKKPFDLDHIQTVVEECFRNYFFKSKQETVIREDVNAAKNNFLEIVSHELNTPMHGILGFLELLEGTQLDEEQSDYVATIRACGVKYFEHVQDILTYAKMSMTESDISRGAFNPATLVLKLIAESEVPESLQVISNIPDDLLELVSGAEQEIRIVVRKLLLNAFKFTTEGHVAVSVRYDPLAGDQARLTFVVADTGEGIQPELLEHGKIFDAFTQGDSSVRRSHEGLGLGLSLCKSIADRLGGTIRVESERGKGSTFTFDCIVDTNFT, from the coding sequence GTGTCAGAGAATACCATTAAGCGCTTACTGGTCGTTGATGACGAAGAAGGGCCACGTCAGTCTTTGAATATGATTTTTGGGGATGATTATGATGTGACTATCGCGACATCAGGTGAGGAGGCGATCGAGTTTTCGCGTGATCGATCTTTTCATGTAGTGGTTACTGACATACGCATGCGAGGGGTGAGTGGGATTGATGTTCTGCGTGAGGTCAAGCGGATCGATCCGCATACGGAAGTGGTCGTGCTCACGGCTTATGAGACTTTGGAGACTGCGCGTCAGGCGATTAGTCTCGGAGCATCCGAATATTTGAAAAAGCCTTTCGATCTCGATCACATTCAAACAGTGGTAGAAGAGTGTTTTCGAAACTACTTTTTTAAGTCGAAGCAAGAGACTGTGATTCGTGAGGATGTGAATGCGGCTAAGAATAATTTTTTGGAAATAGTCAGTCACGAGCTCAATACGCCCATGCATGGTATTCTCGGCTTCTTGGAGTTACTTGAAGGCACTCAACTGGATGAGGAGCAGAGCGATTATGTAGCTACGATTCGTGCCTGTGGTGTTAAGTATTTTGAGCACGTGCAAGACATCTTGACCTATGCCAAAATGTCGATGACTGAGAGTGATATTTCGCGCGGGGCCTTTAATCCGGCAACTTTGGTGCTGAAGCTGATCGCGGAGTCTGAAGTTCCTGAATCACTGCAGGTCATCTCTAATATTCCCGATGATTTACTAGAGTTGGTCAGCGGTGCCGAGCAAGAGATCCGTATCGTGGTGCGCAAGCTATTATTAAATGCCTTTAAATTTACGACTGAGGGACATGTTGCCGTTTCTGTTCGCTATGATCCGCTGGCAGGGGATCAGGCCAGGTTGACCTTTGTGGTCGCGGACACTGGGGAGGGGATACAGCCAGAACTATTAGAGCATGGAAAAATATTCGATGCCTTTACTCAGGGCGACTCTTCTGTTCGTCGTTCACATGAGGGCTTGGGTCTTGGTTTATCTCTGTGTAAGAGTATCGCGGACCGTTTAGGCGGCACGATTCGTGTCGAAAGTGAGCGGGGGAAAGGCTCCACTTTCACCTTTGATTGCATCGTCGATACTAACTTTACTTAA
- the panD gene encoding aspartate 1-decarboxylase — MQVTLLKSKLLRAEVTDRALHYEGSLAIDSALMEQIGLVPYEKILVANIANGERLETYAIEAPKGSHTISLNGAAAHKGQLGDLLVIMSFAQFEEAEAKTWKPKVLVLADGNKRVVRADNVLVADGVYA; from the coding sequence ATGCAAGTCACGCTATTAAAGTCCAAGCTGCTCCGTGCAGAAGTAACCGACCGCGCCCTTCACTACGAGGGGAGCCTCGCAATTGATTCCGCGCTTATGGAGCAAATCGGCCTGGTTCCTTACGAGAAAATTCTGGTGGCCAATATCGCAAATGGTGAGCGCCTGGAAACTTACGCCATTGAGGCGCCCAAGGGATCGCACACGATTTCCTTAAATGGTGCTGCTGCTCACAAGGGACAATTAGGAGATTTGCTGGTTATTATGTCTTTTGCTCAATTTGAAGAAGCTGAGGCAAAAACGTGGAAGCCTAAAGTGCTCGTGCTCGCCGATGGTAATAAGCGTGTCGTGCGTGCCGATAATGTGCTCGTGGCAGATGGCGTCTACGCGTAG
- a CDS encoding TonB-dependent receptor plug domain-containing protein, translated as MIFESKQLTFFSAALCVASNIVPSMLSAEEDVTSLADPLPAYVVVATRTPVSLDRVSPSVSFIGEDEIEFWQDRSLVDSISRIPGVATWSNGTPGSLTSLSIRGSESNHTSFFLDGRRLNPGFGNQYDLESLAVQNLASVQVQSGASSVNYGASGIGGAVALQSKSTLGGDGLSGDVSLEVGANAYRNGSVSALYSEDNWGFSIGASQLKTDNERENDDFERESLQGRFDYELFDDFTFELVGQYSDAEKGAAGVITNPKLEDRQWTTNWLLSPGVRYATDVITMHLFYSRSESRIDNDIEDFFGSIYQTENKVGSDEVNLQVDYTFSDDALFTFGAVYRNDHAENPNLNSYSSFVPVLPYENRFEQTGLWSQIQWQLSSSLEVRAGLRYDRYSDYDSSVNGNVEAIYHFTEDSSVFVKVATSYSPPSALDLAFDEDQALVDDGLGGEMLVANTTILNPEESVSYELGFEQELLDDQLKLAVVFFRNEIDELITYESLVDVNDPFDFFDDDYGSDTLNVEEATTEGVELSIDYAATDKVDLGLSYTYLTATNDSEDQRLAYRPRHQLQLSATFRPVENLSFGLSALGQFDRERGQYLQPNLDVEDYFVVNLVSEWTINEEWSLFARVGNLLDEDYASVFGYPALGRAGYIGARFEF; from the coding sequence ATGATATTCGAATCTAAGCAATTAACTTTTTTTAGTGCGGCCTTATGTGTCGCAAGTAACATCGTACCGTCGATGCTGAGTGCAGAGGAGGACGTGACTTCACTGGCCGATCCCTTGCCCGCCTATGTTGTCGTCGCCACGCGCACGCCAGTGAGCTTGGATCGTGTCTCACCGTCAGTGAGTTTTATCGGAGAAGATGAGATTGAATTTTGGCAGGATCGTAGCCTGGTCGATTCAATCAGTCGTATTCCAGGGGTTGCGACTTGGTCCAATGGCACTCCAGGTAGTCTCACATCCTTATCTATTCGAGGCTCTGAGAGTAACCATACATCTTTTTTCTTGGATGGCCGGCGTCTCAATCCAGGCTTTGGTAATCAATATGATCTGGAATCACTCGCGGTGCAAAATCTTGCGAGTGTGCAGGTGCAGTCGGGCGCTTCATCCGTGAATTATGGTGCATCTGGTATTGGAGGTGCCGTAGCACTTCAAAGTAAAAGCACCCTTGGTGGGGATGGACTTTCGGGGGATGTGAGTCTGGAGGTAGGAGCCAATGCGTATCGTAATGGATCTGTTTCGGCTCTTTATTCAGAAGATAATTGGGGGTTTAGTATCGGGGCGAGTCAGTTGAAGACTGATAACGAGCGCGAGAACGACGATTTTGAGCGTGAGTCACTTCAAGGGCGTTTTGATTACGAACTATTCGATGATTTCACATTTGAATTGGTTGGCCAGTATAGTGATGCAGAGAAGGGGGCCGCGGGCGTGATCACGAATCCTAAATTAGAGGATCGGCAATGGACGACTAATTGGCTTCTCTCTCCGGGTGTCCGCTATGCGACGGATGTAATCACTATGCATTTGTTTTATTCGCGCAGTGAGAGCCGTATTGATAATGATATCGAAGATTTTTTCGGTAGCATTTATCAGACGGAGAACAAGGTCGGTTCGGACGAAGTGAACCTGCAAGTCGATTATACATTTAGCGATGATGCACTTTTCACCTTCGGAGCTGTGTATAGAAACGATCATGCCGAAAATCCAAATTTGAACTCATATTCAAGCTTTGTGCCCGTGTTGCCCTACGAGAATCGTTTTGAGCAAACCGGGCTCTGGAGCCAAATTCAATGGCAGTTGTCTAGTTCTTTGGAAGTTCGTGCAGGGCTTCGCTACGATCGTTATAGTGATTATGACAGTTCCGTGAATGGAAACGTTGAAGCGATCTATCACTTTACAGAGGACAGTTCTGTATTTGTAAAGGTAGCGACTTCATATTCACCACCGTCCGCGCTGGATCTTGCTTTCGACGAAGACCAAGCGCTAGTCGATGATGGTTTGGGCGGCGAGATGCTCGTTGCTAACACAACCATCCTGAATCCTGAGGAGAGTGTTTCTTACGAACTCGGTTTTGAGCAAGAGTTGCTAGATGATCAGCTGAAGCTAGCTGTAGTTTTCTTTCGCAACGAAATTGATGAGCTCATTACATACGAATCATTGGTGGATGTGAATGATCCATTTGATTTCTTCGATGACGATTATGGTAGCGATACACTCAATGTAGAAGAAGCTACAACCGAAGGCGTCGAACTTAGTATCGATTATGCGGCGACGGATAAAGTGGATTTAGGCCTAAGCTATACCTATTTGACTGCGACCAACGATTCTGAAGACCAGCGTCTCGCTTACCGTCCACGGCATCAGCTACAGCTGTCGGCGACATTCCGTCCTGTCGAAAATCTAAGTTTCGGTCTTTCGGCACTGGGGCAGTTTGATCGTGAAAGAGGGCAATACTTACAGCCAAATCTAGATGTGGAAGACTATTTCGTCGTAAACTTAGTGTCTGAGTGGACGATCAATGAAGAGTGGAGCCTATTTGCGCGCGTCGGGAATTTACTTGATGAAGATTATGCATCTGTGTTTGGCTATCCCGCATTAGGGCGCGCCGGCTACATCGGTGCGCGTTTTGAGTTCTAG
- a CDS encoding Fur family transcriptional regulator — protein MIHTRQREVILDVLREAGRPLTREEILRLGRQQIDRLGSATVDRAIRDMTAEFYIIGVEFPGQPKRYELPADAEHPHFICRVCEKVYDLPIRMQLPKVQAPPGFEISGGEVIYSGKCPNCR, from the coding sequence TTGATTCATACCCGCCAACGTGAAGTTATTTTGGACGTCCTGCGTGAAGCAGGGCGTCCTTTGACACGTGAGGAGATCTTGCGCTTAGGGCGGCAGCAGATCGATCGGCTAGGATCGGCGACAGTGGACCGTGCGATTCGTGATATGACTGCGGAATTTTACATCATAGGCGTGGAGTTCCCCGGGCAGCCCAAGCGCTATGAATTACCGGCAGATGCCGAGCACCCACACTTTATATGTCGCGTTTGTGAGAAGGTCTACGATTTGCCCATTCGTATGCAGTTGCCTAAAGTTCAAGCCCCTCCTGGCTTTGAAATATCTGGTGGCGAGGTGATCTATTCAGGCAAGTGTCCCAATTGTCGCTGA